The DNA segment TTCAAttgtaaaatataagaaatgaCTGTGATATAAGACGTTAGGTCAGGAATATAACACTATttgtatacagggccagccctcGGATACATATATTCTCTTATATGTTAGCAAGTAAGTGCATTTGGGGTGGAGTACTAGTTTTACTGTTCACTAAAGTAAAAACTATTTCTATAGGCTGTGTACTGAGTTTATTATTGACAATGGTAGTATGGCTTCACCAGGGGgttatcagaaaataaaataacattatcttGACCAAGGATACACCAAGATCTATTGTATTTAACAGGAAATTGTTTTTCCTAGCACCATGGCATATGTAACATCCCAGGGTGATTTATGTTGGTACCATTAAATAGGGTTACCAGGGTCTGCTTCTCTTTTTGATAAAGGTTTTCATTTTCAAGGCAAGGACACTTAAAATCAATTAACCCTTTGCACAATTTGTCAATTTTGTGCAGTTattttgtgcatattttttatcttgcccaatttatattcaattttttacatttagtctTACTTTTTATCCAGTTCTCAGATTGTGTATCAATTTCTTTTTGATTTCATTGTATGtgtttgatttcatttttaggatttctaaatatattaattaaagctGCGTATAGCATTTAAATATTGGGTTTTagtcagtgttgctgtttagggAAACAAAATTTAAAAGGTTACTGAGCTATTCTATCTCAGTAAAGTTCCATTTCCAATTGGTGGCAAATGCTGCATGGACAAATAATTTACCTGTAGCAACCATAGCAACCAAGGTAATGCTTCAAAAGAAAGACAAATTCATGGTAATCTATTATAATAAgactacttttcaaactttaaaCCAGAATAGCCCTTTTCTGCCTAGGTTCTCAGGactaaataatatgtaaatggAGGGGTGCATACCCCTTGAGCAGTATTAATTCTGCATCATTGCATTTTAATTCACTATGTTCaactttttgttaaatgtttaaattggaGAAACAGTATGGCAATTCAGAAACATTTAACCCAGGTAGCAAACCTATGTGAACTTCTCACTCATACAGCAGCCAGTACTAAACGACATTTGTGTGCACAATACAATCCAAGAACAAGCAGTATATGTATTAGCCACTCTACTCCAAAACACTCCAGCAATATAATGGGCAGACTGGGCCAGGTGTGTGTTGTTCACCTGTTAGTTGTACTGAATGATGCACATGATTCTGTTTAAATCAAGATATTTATTATAGTCGTAAGCGTAAACTCTTTAGCTGCCTCACTGTGCCACCTAGCTCTCTCTGAATCACTCTCTGGCCTTGCTCTTCCTGGGGCATCCCTCAATTCCTATTGCCTGACccttatgtatatacattacaGGCTCAGCTCAGCACAATGGGGCAATTATATCCCAGGCTAGGCATACCACTTGGCTGGCATGTCACTGCCTCACTCCATTAATCAGTCCATTGGTGAACAGTAAATGTATGGAGGGGCTTTCTGATAAAGTAATTGGGGCCACCTGCCGATCATTCGACACTCTCTCAGTCCCAGTGCGTTAAgtctgagcaccaggatatgacgtcatgtccTGGCCCTCATGCGCAGGCAGCATGTGAGAACCATGAGGGAACAGCAGAACAGACCTTGCCATTGGCCCACTGGAGATTAGCCCTCTTGAGCCGAAAAAGGTAGGCAAGGTGGGAGGGAGTCTTAAATGTAGTTGTGTGTGCAAAGGATGGATCGGGTATGTACAGTTGAATCTATGTTTGTGTgagtttatacatatataagtgTCATTATATATGAGTGTGAGtgcatgtaaatgtgtgtataaatgagtgtgtatatatgttagtgtgtaaaataatattttatatatcattattataatatattaaccaTATGTATATAGATTTACATTAACACGATGTGTACTAGAATAAAAAAagctgtatttatgtgtgtatgcacATGTGTATGCACAAATAATGTaagcacattaaaaaataaaaacaagatggGTTGCAAATACTCCAACAGCGTTTGTATCAAGCGTAAACTGGAGCATAGGTTTGCACgtaggaaaatgaaaaaaaacaagcccAAGTTCTTCAAATCACAGAATACCAAGATGGAATAACTGTCCCATACCTTCGGCCAACTCACTTACCAGGCAATCCAAGATATGTCCCACATACTTATTGCCTTTGTTCATTCTTGCCAAGCTCGAGTATTGTTTAATTGCTCTGCAATTCTTTCTACTGTACTCAAGTTTCCAGTCTTACCCAAAGCATAAGTGGTGCTCCACTACCGAGTCCGCTTTACAGGTTTAACCCTTAGCAACAAGGTCTTGTATTTCTATTATTTCAAATTAAACTTATTTAACACATTATAACATTTCTTTCCACTTAATATTTGTGAATACTGTGAGTCTTTTGTATATTTAACTTTATTTCTACAGTGTCATCCAAGTAAACGTGTGCAGCCCTTCACAATGGcagataaataacaataaaaatgagtAAGTGCTTTTCATAGGTTAAAAATACTGCAAAGGAACTCCGTCATCATGAACATTGAACAGTGCATGTGTCACGTGACCTTAGGTCTCGTAATCTTTATTTGATACCATAAGAATCAGCTCTAAACTGTGATCAAGAGGTATCAAAGTGATTTTAGTTTGCATCACACAGCCCCTTTAGCTAGCTGTAACAATAGGCTCCACGCTGGAGATATCAGTCCTCCCTGAGTTAACATTACTGGCAGAACCAGCAGTCTGAGAGCTGTTACCTTGCTTAAAGTTACAGTTTTCGGTCCATGCATGTCgaaatgggggggagacagatTGCAAAGCATGGCTCTGTGCCGGGGTTCTCCTTCTACATACGCACAGCAGGGCTTTGAGCTCTGAGCGGAAGCTCTCATTCAGCCAACAGTAGATAAATGGGTTGTAACAGGTGCTGCTCATAGCAAACCAATGAAAAGCAAAGTACATGGCATTGTTGCTGCTGATAACTTTGCTGGACATCAGAACCAAGTAGCAGTTTAATGGAAACCAACAGACTGCAAAAACCACCACCACAACCATCAACATCTTCAGCGTCATCTTTTTTTTCCGCCGATGAGCATAATATTGTTCCATGGTAATATCCCCTATGGCATTTCTTAACCATAGCTTCTTTGCCACCGTTGTGTAAGTGATGGAAATAACAATTAATGGTAAAACATATAGGAGTACAAAAGTAGCCAAATCAAGATACTTCCAGAAAAGATCAGCTGGATATGGGAAACTGGGAAGACAGACCATTCGCACAGTGTTTCtgtagaagagaagaaaaaacaagttAATAGGGaactaatgattttttttttcaaataaaatgtatctgaaaACTATGCATTGTTCGTTTTCATTGTTTGCGAATTGTTATTGTTGATCCTAGATAGTAGTTGATCCCTGTCCATCTGCTCCTTTTACAGTctggaaaaataaaagcttattttatgcatttatggTTCCAAAGAAAACTCTCTTCATGCATGAATGTGAATTTAATGATGTGTAAAACTATTAGTAAATTGagattatgatatatataagcACGGCAATACATATTCTGTGTAGAGGTTTTGCATTCTGTAAAGTAATGcaggcaatttttattttaaactacaCCGGTTAACTAATTACAATGATCATAGCTATTTTCAGGTTGGTGTGACCTACAGTAAAATGTATGCCCCAAAAATTAGTCCCTTACCCAATGTAAAACTGTTCCAGCTTCTGATAGACGGCATGGGGCAATGAGAATCCACTGGCCATGAACCAGATGACGATAATGCAGATGATGCCTTTTACCGTAGACATCCTAGGCTTCAGTGGGTGCATGATGACCTGGAAAAAACAgggatatatatttgtatatgggACTGCAAATTAGCTGGCATTGTGAGCTAGAACATTTCCAGAACATTTCTAACTTGTTAGGAGTTGCGAGTGATGTAAATAGAAATTGACATTAAACACAACAGTATAATAAAAAGCTAaggatataaatgtatattattatagacGACAGTAGTGTTCTGAACCCTATAAGCAGCTAtagtcatagaaacatagaagttgtcagcagataagaatcttttactgagagggtggtacataagtggaacagcctcctagcagaaatgctggggcattattttggaattgttATTCCCCTTACCCACCGTCCTTAGAATGAAGAAAGACTTTGAACATTAAATGTAAGCTTCTgatcatttaatttttaaaatataactatttatCGCATCATCTCCTAGTTATT comes from the Spea bombifrons isolate aSpeBom1 chromosome 8, aSpeBom1.2.pri, whole genome shotgun sequence genome and includes:
- the LOC128503082 gene encoding G-protein coupled receptor 83-like yields the protein MTRHMWFSLPYASKPFRRTDVVNSSALFSALYGFPNISSFFNGDLNIDDMGDFENSTKYEAESQSSTVKAFLIVAYSVIIIISLFGNILVCHVIIKNKRIQSATSLFIVNLAVADIMITLLNTPFTLVRFVSSTWVFGKLMCHLSRFVQYCSVHVSVLTLTAIALDRHQVIMHPLKPRMSTVKGIICIIVIWFMASGFSLPHAVYQKLEQFYIGNTVRMVCLPSFPYPADLFWKYLDLATFVLLYVLPLIVISITYTTVAKKLWLRNAIGDITMEQYYAHRRKKKMTLKMLMVVVVVFAVCWFPLNCYLVLMSSKVISSNNAMYFAFHWFAMSSTCYNPFIYCWLNESFRSELKALLCVCRRRTPAQSHALQSVSPPFRHAWTENCNFKQGNSSQTAGSASNVNSGRTDISSVEPIVTAS